Proteins co-encoded in one Cytobacillus sp. NJ13 genomic window:
- a CDS encoding 4a-hydroxytetrahydrobiopterin dehydratase, with amino-acid sequence MTRLSEEEIAQHLSTLPDWKRKDSKWIERRYRFKEYLEGIAFVNKIADLAEKENHHPFITIQYKMVIVSLTSWSENGLTSLDFKLTRQIDDVYLADHY; translated from the coding sequence ATGACAAGATTAAGTGAAGAAGAAATAGCCCAGCACCTATCCACACTGCCGGACTGGAAAAGAAAAGACAGCAAATGGATTGAACGCCGTTACCGCTTCAAAGAATATTTAGAAGGTATCGCATTCGTAAATAAAATAGCGGACCTTGCCGAAAAAGAAAATCATCATCCTTTTATCACCATTCAATACAAAATGGTGATCGTCTCCCTCACTTCCTGGAGTGAAAATGGGCTGACAAGTCTGGATTTTAAGTTAACCCGGCAGATAGATGATGTTTATCTTGCAGACCATTACTAA
- a CDS encoding bifunctional cystathionine gamma-lyase/homocysteine desulfhydrase yields the protein MRKKTQMIHGGISRDEHTGAVSIPVHHASTFKQDGVGNFVYEYARTGNPTRHALEELIKDLEGGYRGFAFGSGMAAISSVMHLFSTGDHVIFTDDVYGGSYRLVTKVLTKYNVDVTFVDTSDLAAVEAEIQENTKAIYVETPTNPLLKITDLAGISKLAKSKNLLMIVDNTFSTPYWQNPIELGADIVLHSATKYIGGHSDVVAGLVVVNSEQLAADMHFIQNSIGAVLGPQDSWLLIRGIRTLAIRMEEIEENAKRVAHFLADHPQVSKVYYPGFKDHKGYDIHSKQARGFGGMISFDAGTGEKAEEVLKKVKYFTLAESLGAVESLISLPAKMTHASIPRERRQELGITDGLIRISVGLEDAEDLIEDLQSAL from the coding sequence ATGAGAAAGAAAACACAAATGATTCACGGCGGCATCTCCAGGGATGAACATACAGGTGCCGTTTCCATACCTGTCCACCATGCCAGTACCTTTAAACAAGATGGTGTGGGCAATTTCGTTTATGAGTACGCAAGAACCGGAAATCCGACAAGGCATGCACTGGAGGAATTAATAAAGGATTTGGAAGGCGGATACCGCGGCTTTGCTTTCGGTTCCGGCATGGCAGCTATCTCTTCTGTAATGCACTTATTTTCAACAGGAGATCATGTTATTTTCACAGATGATGTGTATGGCGGGTCCTATCGGTTAGTGACAAAGGTTTTGACGAAATATAATGTAGATGTAACCTTTGTGGATACAAGTGATTTGGCTGCTGTGGAAGCGGAGATACAGGAAAATACAAAAGCCATTTATGTTGAGACGCCAACAAATCCATTGCTGAAGATTACAGACTTGGCCGGAATCTCCAAGCTGGCCAAATCCAAGAATTTGCTTATGATTGTGGATAACACCTTCAGTACACCTTACTGGCAGAATCCAATTGAACTGGGAGCTGATATTGTCCTGCATAGTGCCACCAAATATATAGGCGGACATAGTGATGTTGTTGCCGGGCTGGTTGTGGTGAATTCCGAACAGCTTGCAGCAGATATGCACTTCATCCAAAATTCAATCGGTGCTGTTTTGGGGCCGCAGGATAGCTGGCTATTAATCAGGGGAATTCGGACACTGGCAATTCGGATGGAGGAAATTGAAGAAAATGCGAAAAGGGTGGCACATTTTCTTGCCGATCATCCGCAGGTTTCAAAGGTTTATTATCCAGGTTTTAAAGATCATAAAGGGTATGACATTCACTCGAAGCAGGCACGGGGCTTTGGCGGAATGATTTCCTTTGATGCCGGAACCGGTGAAAAGGCAGAAGAGGTGCTGAAAAAAGTAAAATACTTTACCCTTGCAGAAAGTTTGGGAGCAGTTGAAAGCCTGATTTCCCTTCCAGCCAAAATGACGCATGCATCGATTCCGAGAGAACGCCGTCAGGAATTGGGTATTACAGACGGCCTGATCCGCATTTCGGTTGGCCTGGAAGATGCTGAAGATTTAATTGAGGATTTGCAGTCAGCGCTATAG
- a CDS encoding cysteine synthase family protein yields MNYYSSVKELIGHTPLVKIKHYAVPQGVNVFAKLEYFNPGGSVKDRLGQKLIQTAIEDGLLPEDGAVIEPTAGNTGIGLALAAIGKKIKVICVVPQKFSIEKQELMKALGAEVINTPTEEGMEGAIRKTHELLQEIPNSYSPQQFSNENNPQTYYETLGPEIFEALDGKIDIFAAGAGTGGTFMGCARFFKEKNPKIKTVIVEPEGSILNGGKAGPHRTEGIGMEFLPPYMETDLFDAIHTISDKDAFKRVKELALLQGYLVGSSSGAAFEAVLREAENAPPGTNILTIFPDSSERYLSKSIYEEDKQ; encoded by the coding sequence ATGAATTATTACAGCAGTGTGAAAGAACTGATTGGGCATACCCCTCTTGTGAAAATCAAACACTATGCTGTTCCGCAGGGAGTAAATGTTTTCGCAAAGCTTGAATATTTTAACCCGGGCGGCAGTGTAAAGGACCGGTTAGGACAAAAGCTGATTCAGACAGCGATTGAGGATGGGCTTCTCCCGGAAGATGGCGCTGTAATTGAACCGACTGCAGGGAATACAGGGATCGGCTTAGCGCTGGCTGCTATTGGAAAGAAGATCAAAGTCATCTGTGTCGTACCTCAAAAATTCAGCATTGAAAAACAGGAACTAATGAAAGCGTTAGGGGCAGAAGTTATTAATACGCCGACTGAAGAGGGCATGGAAGGCGCTATTAGGAAAACACATGAATTATTGCAGGAAATTCCTAATTCCTATAGTCCTCAGCAATTTAGCAATGAAAATAACCCACAAACGTATTATGAAACATTGGGACCTGAGATTTTCGAAGCGTTAGATGGGAAGATTGATATTTTTGCAGCAGGAGCAGGGACTGGCGGTACGTTCATGGGCTGCGCCAGATTTTTTAAAGAAAAGAATCCAAAGATAAAGACAGTTATTGTCGAACCTGAAGGCTCCATTTTAAATGGCGGAAAGGCAGGGCCGCATCGAACCGAGGGAATCGGGATGGAGTTTTTGCCACCGTACATGGAAACAGACTTATTTGACGCCATTCATACAATTTCAGATAAAGATGCCTTTAAACGAGTGAAGGAGCTGGCATTGCTGCAAGGATACTTAGTTGGAAGTTCGTCAGGAGCTGCTTTCGAAGCAGTATTGAGAGAAGCTGAAAATGCTCCGCCTGGCACGAATATTCTCACGATTTTTCCTGACAGCAGTGAGCGGTATTTAAGTAAATCTATTTATGAGGAGGATAAACAATGA
- a CDS encoding class I SAM-dependent methyltransferase, translated as MGREFIDLFDHWAESYDQAVTGKDLEYQEVFLNYEHILQEVANHVNGNVIEFGVGTGNLTKKLLEKGANVTGIEPSAAMRDIAGEKLPNVPLLNGDFLDFQINGPIDAFVCTYAFHHLKDTEKAEAITKYSSLLSKGGKVIFADTVFESEEDKQAVIKEAKKNHFLSLAQDLETEYYTTIPVLDEIFQSNDFSVQFKQLNRFVWLIYALKL; from the coding sequence ATGGGCCGTGAATTTATAGATTTGTTTGACCATTGGGCAGAATCCTATGATCAGGCTGTTACGGGTAAAGACCTTGAATATCAAGAGGTGTTTTTGAATTATGAACATATCCTTCAAGAGGTTGCCAATCATGTGAATGGGAATGTAATTGAATTTGGTGTAGGCACTGGCAATTTAACTAAGAAACTCTTGGAAAAAGGGGCTAATGTAACTGGAATTGAACCTTCTGCAGCCATGAGGGATATAGCAGGTGAAAAGTTGCCTAATGTTCCGTTATTAAATGGTGATTTTCTGGATTTCCAAATAAATGGTCCCATAGATGCCTTCGTTTGCACCTACGCTTTCCATCACTTAAAGGACACCGAAAAAGCTGAAGCCATCACAAAATACAGCTCTCTGCTTTCAAAGGGCGGCAAAGTGATTTTTGCAGATACCGTCTTTGAAAGTGAAGAGGATAAACAGGCTGTCATTAAAGAGGCAAAAAAGAACCATTTTCTCAGCCTTGCACAGGACCTGGAAACTGAATATTATACAACAATTCCTGTATTAGATGAGATCTTTCAATCCAATGATTTTTCAGTCCAGTTTAAACAGCTCAATCGGTTTGTGTGGCTCATATATGCTTTAAAACTTTAA
- a CDS encoding aliphatic sulfonate ABC transporter substrate-binding protein — translation MNSWKYVKSFVVFVFLIGWLAGCQAQSASTRSDSDDKKNEDGLTVTIGIQQSIWPILLAKHKGWFEEEFEKAGVKVKWAEFQSGPSYFEAIASNRIDFGRVGNIPVIAGQSGGIGFKEIAVASTGERGDALLVPKDSPITSVKDLKGKKVAVAKGSSSFGLLYRLLEKENIKPSELEIIQLQPDEAQPAFETKKVDAWAIWEPYQSIQVVKNGAKVIANGETIGTFSPGFQIVRTQFAKEHPELVELYLKVTEKATRWQLENKKEAIEIYADLKNTDKEVIARVLENSVPANTPISPEIVETQQESAALLLELGGLNKEINVSEVVDNSYIEKVLKEYK, via the coding sequence ATGAATAGCTGGAAGTATGTGAAATCTTTTGTTGTTTTTGTATTCCTGATCGGATGGCTGGCCGGATGCCAGGCACAATCGGCAAGCACACGAAGCGATTCTGATGATAAAAAAAATGAAGACGGACTAACAGTTACAATAGGAATCCAGCAAAGCATCTGGCCTATTCTATTAGCCAAGCACAAAGGCTGGTTTGAAGAAGAGTTTGAGAAAGCAGGAGTAAAAGTAAAATGGGCGGAATTCCAAAGTGGTCCTTCTTACTTTGAAGCAATTGCATCTAACCGCATTGACTTTGGACGTGTTGGAAATATCCCGGTGATTGCCGGTCAAAGCGGCGGGATTGGCTTTAAAGAGATTGCCGTTGCCAGCACCGGAGAGAGAGGAGATGCTCTTCTGGTGCCTAAAGACAGCCCTATTACATCCGTAAAGGATTTAAAAGGCAAAAAAGTGGCGGTTGCAAAAGGAAGCAGTTCATTTGGCCTCCTTTACCGCCTTCTGGAAAAGGAAAACATCAAGCCGTCAGAATTGGAAATCATTCAACTTCAGCCTGATGAGGCACAGCCTGCTTTTGAAACGAAGAAAGTCGATGCGTGGGCAATCTGGGAACCTTATCAGTCCATTCAAGTGGTCAAAAACGGCGCAAAAGTCATCGCAAATGGTGAAACGATCGGAACCTTCAGCCCCGGATTTCAAATTGTCCGTACACAATTCGCAAAAGAACATCCTGAACTTGTCGAACTTTATCTTAAGGTAACGGAGAAAGCAACAAGATGGCAGCTTGAAAACAAAAAGGAAGCAATCGAAATATATGCAGATCTGAAGAATACGGATAAAGAAGTTATTGCGAGAGTGCTGGAAAACTCCGTTCCGGCCAATACACCAATCAGTCCGGAAATTGTGGAGACACAGCAGGAATCTGCTGCACTTCTATTAGAATTGGGAGGACTCAACAAAGAAATCAATGTTTCTGAAGTTGTTGATAACTCTTATATTGAGAAAGTCTTAAAAGAATACAAATAA